In the Pongo abelii isolate AG06213 chromosome 18, NHGRI_mPonAbe1-v2.0_pri, whole genome shotgun sequence genome, attctcTTAAAGTAAACATTTAGAGTATTTCCATTTGGCTATGTTATTGAGATGCTAAATGAACATTTTGTCCAAAGTGAGCGCCAGTTGTTTAATTACCTCCTAAGGATAAATTGCTAGGAggaggaattgctgggttgaaatgcatgtcttcttttttttcgagacggagtctcgcaccgTCGCCtggactggtgtgcagtggcgtgatctcggcttgctccaacctccgcctcccgggttcaagcgattctcctgcctcagcctcccaagtagctaggattacaggcgcccgtcaccacgcctggctaattttttgtattattagtagagacggggtttcactatgttggtcaggctggcctcggactcctgacctcgtgatccgctcgcctcggcctctcaaagtgctgggattacaggcgtgagccaccgcgcccagccaaaatgcaTGTCTCTTTTCAACGTTTGCCTTCTGGGCTAGGCggcttggctcatgcctgtaatcccagcactttgggtggccgaggccaaaggatcgcttgagtccaggagttccagaccagcctaagaTGGGGAGATGCCATCTCTCTAGGAGGATCGCGTGAGCccggggaagttgaggctgcagtgagctgagatcgagccactgcacaccagcctgggtgagggtgagaccttgtttcagtaaacaaacaaataaataaagtttgcCTTCCGTAAGGTTTCTAATAACGTTTTTCTAACATCCACAGATGTAAATCTGTTACCCCATAGTCTCACCAACAGTGGTCATTACCAAGGTTTTACATCTTTGCTAAactgagtaaaaagaaaaattactgttttcatttccattcttGTCTAATAATAGTTTAAACAGCTTTGTATATCCTTAGTGGCtgtttgacttttttgttttttgggaggCCTGTTCTAATATTTGCTCATTTTCCTTCTGGGGTTGTTGGCCTTTTTCTTATTGGCTTGTTAAGcaacaaaattaatatttattatgtcaTGTATATATAAACAATCTTATCTCGCAGTTCCCTAGTTTGGCTTTTAACCTATTGTCTTTTGAGTTGCAGTTTTAACCCAGTCTGTACAGGAAGCAACATCTGTCCAGAAGCGTCTGAAAGCCCTTGGGGCCAGCAGCCAGTGGGCGGAACCAGCACGTCCTAACAGACAGGTTTGCCccgtcccttccctccctccctctcccccgctccccctcccctcccccctccccctccctttcacCCCCCCCTCCTTTGGGGACGGAGCCAAAGAACGCTCCGCCTGCGCGCGCCGCTTCCGTTGCCATAGTGGCCGGGGGCGGGAGGCTGGCGCCTCCCAGCTTCTGTACTCCGCGAAGCAAAACCTAGGGAGCGGAGGCCTAGGCGAGGCGAGAGTCGCCGGCGTGCGTAACGTTGGCGCACGTGACTCCAGCCCGGCCTACAGGGCGCGTGCGCAGTGGGACTTGAGAGCCCCTGGTCCCTGTCTGCCGGCATTCGGCGGCTGCGTGGCCCGGAGGTGGGGCCGGCTTTCCGGTGCCGCGAGGGCGGGTCCGGACAGCCTTCCCCCAAGTCCGGCGCACCATCTCCCTGCCTTGTGGCTGGAGGCGCCGCGGACCCAAAGGGAGGGACCATCCCGGGAAGCAGCCCCGAGAGCGGAAGTGCAGAATGGCTTCCTCGAGGGAGTAAAGTACAGCCTCCCCAGACACTGGGGCCCAGGTGGGCGTGGGCGAAGGTAATCCAGGCTTGAGTACGATCCCGGGCCCTCCTTCGACTTCCCAGCGGGTGAGCCAGGGGCTGGGACTGAGTTTCCTCCAGGTCAGGAACCGGGCCTCTGGAGTGGGGTTTGGGACTTACTTCACTAGATGAAATGAGATCTGGGGTACCCGGCCCAAAGTCAGCCCTCGATACTCACTGGCCGTTGTTTTCACAGTTGCTGGTAGGAGGAGTTGGCGGAAGCACTTGGAACTCCCTTGTGTCAGTTGAGAGGTAAAAACTGTTGATGAGAtcttctgggttttgttttgggTTCACGAATTTTACGAGTATTTCCTTGGGCGGGGGCTACATAACTGCCTACTTGAGTTTGCAATATGAGAATGGTAATAGCGACCCACTTAGCAGAATTATGATGCCACAAAGCTCAAAGGAGTGTTTAATGAAAGGCTCAGAGGATCATATACTGGAAAATTTTTCCACACACGGTGTAAGCcacatgcttcttttttttttttttttttttaagtcatgcaTTTAAGTGCTGGAGTGAAGTTGAGGTGCACTATTAATGACTCATATTCAGAACTTGAAGAGAGAGATGCCTTTTGTGCTAAGTATGATATCCACTCATTTATTCAGCAatactgagtgcttactgtgtaccaggcaatGTCCAACTTCTTGGAATGGTCTATgtgtaaacaaaacaaagatctcCCctgtggagtttacattctagtttgGGGAAGACAAATGATAAACAGTAAACAAAAAGAAGCAAGTTATAGGTTGGAAGGACATGAGTaccataggaaaaaaatacagcGAAGTAAGAGGCATGGGGAATGCAAGATGCAATCTTAGGTAGGCTTCACTGAGAAAATGACATTTGAGCAAATATTGGAAGGAGGTGAAGGACTTAGCTGTGCTGATAGCtggggaaagagcattccaggcagagggacgACCAATGCAGAAAGACTTTTGACTTGGAAATGTGCTTGGTGTCTTCAGTGAACAGCAGAAAGGCCTGTTTGGCTGGAGTAGTGAGTAAGGGAGTAGTAATAAAAATTAGGTGGCAACACAGCAAAAGTATAGTCAGAACGGTGGAGTGTCTGAATCACTTAAGTTGTCCTCATGTGAAGGTAATTACCTATTAGCTTAGGTAAGATTTCACAGCTTAACTACAGTCATTAATTAGTATGTGAAGTTAATGACTAAAATTAGACTTTTTCCAAAATAGAATATAGATGAGATCTAAACATGGCTGTAGTTTCCAGCAAGCACAATGCGAATTAAGACAGAGGAGCTTGTTgtaaaaaacttttatttgccCTTATTTAAGATTTTAGTGAATGTGGAAACACCTCAATTTTGTCTTCGTTTAGAAATTTGTCTAAATATAGCTCTaccagtaaaaaacaaacaaacaaaaaacaggcatagtggctgacacctgcaattccagcaccttggaaggccgagttggagggattgcttgagcccaggattttgagaccagcctgggcaacagagcaagaccctatctctacaattttttttttttttaactaactgggtgtggtggtgcacgtctgtagtcccagctcctttggaggctgaggtgggaggatcctttgagcctgggaagaggtcaaggctgcagggagctatgaccTGTGCCACTGCACaggtagcagagtgagaccctgtctcaaaaaaaaaattttttttaatataaatatactgTGGCAAACAAATGACTAAGAAGACACCTGTTACTTCAGGGAAATTACAAACTGGTAGAGTAGACttgcaaataatttaaacaaaataagaaagaatgaaaagagtgTGCTAAAAGAACAATACAAAGTAAATGCTAAAAGAAACATCATCTGAATATTATTGTATGTATTACGGCAGTAGTTCCCTTTGTTTCTCATTTTGTCcttgaacatctgcttttctggagtGATGATTTGATTGttgattttttcatatttaacaaATTTAGATTTTTTGGAAAATCATTTGTAGAATGCATTGTATATGCCAAATAAGTGCAGAATTTATAAACTAAAGCATCTATTGATTAACATTGCACTAACAGGTACTATGTAATATTCATTGCTCTCCCTGCTGGAATTTGTAACTTTTCCAAAACTATGCCATTAAGCCATACTTCTCATATCCTTTTCCCTCTTCAGAAGGAAGAGGTTTCTTTGTTTCTGGTTTCTTTGGCAGTGTTGACTGCCAGAGTATGTAGAGTGACTATTTGTAATTTGTATATTCAGTACATATATTTCTTCAGTATAAAATTCTGCTATCCAAGTGTTAAGAAGTTTTAGTGGCTAGAagaaataatgatattttatGGTGGAAGTGTGGAGCTGTCTGAACCATATGAAAGCCAGGAATCTGTAGTTTGAGACATACCAGGGTAAACTGTTGGTCACTTTCAGCATCAAGCAGAAAAAGGCTAACCACTCAAGTACAGCACAGTTTACAAGCAGTATGATGATGAACATTAGTTGATGACCTGTATAGGTGATTGGTACCACCAAAGTGCCTGTCTTAGAGAATGAAATCTGGACAGAGAGGATGTATTCAACAATCCTACTAGGGAGGTAAGTGGCTTGTGGCAGGATCAGTACTGGGTTCAGGTGCATGATCCTCTCCCCGAAGGAGGTAAGGTATGAcgggaactgaaaaaaaaaaaacaaaaagtcacatGTTAGAGCTTGAACAAAGGTCATGTCCAGGGATGAATCTCTAAGGGTGTGTTTGTTTGAGGTCATGTAGGTGTTGTCACAGCCATTGATAGTGAAGAACTTTGGGGAAGAGTTAGATGGGTTACTATGATAATCAGAGCTGTCATTCACTGATGATTAtacttttttatatgttttttatatgCTAGTATGTTTTATCTTCTTAAAAAatgataggcttttttttttttttaaatgagaagaaaccaaATCCAAGAGATGGAATTTGCCCAAGGGTGCTTATTAAGCCATAAttagcagagctggaatttgaacccaggtcttggATATCAAAGCCTTTTTCATTATTCCAAATTACTTGGTTAAATAACAGAGTATGCTGACTTTAGCCTTCCCATTTTATGGAGTTTGTCATGAGTGTGATCATATTTGCTGCTCATGAGATTTCGCTCACTGATAAATTTGATTCATTTCATTATGTGTTTTCTCTTCCTAGATTTTAATTTGATTTGAAAATGAGTAAGTGCAGAAAGACACCAGTTCAGCAGCTAGCAAGTCCCACATCATTCAGCCCAGATATTCTTGCTGACATTTTTGAACTCTTTGCCAAGAACTTTTCTTATAGCAAGCCACTTAATAATGAGTGGCAGTTACCAGATCCCAGTGAGATTTTCACCTGTGACCACACTGAATTTAATGCATTTCTTGATTTGAAGAACTCCCTAAATGAAGTAAAAAACCTACTGAGTGATAAGAAACTGGATGAGTGGCATGAGCACACTGCTTTCACTAATAAAGCAGGGAAAATCATTTCTCATGTTAGAAAATCTGTGAATGCTGAACTTTGTACTCAAGCATGGTGTAAGTTCCATGAGATTTTGTGCAGCTTTCCACTTATTCCACAGGAAGCTTTTCAGAATGGAAAACTGAATTCTCTACACCTTTGTGAAGCTCCAGGAGCTTTTATAGCTAGTCTCAACCACTACTTAAAATCCCATCGGTTTCCTTGTCATTGGAGTTGGGTAGCAAATACTCTGAATCCATACCATGAAGCAAATGACGACCTCATGATGATTATGGATGACCGGCTTATAGCAAATACCTTGCACTGGTGGTACTTTGGTCCAGATAACACTGGTGATATCATGACCCTGAAATTCTTGACTGGACTTCAGAATTTCATAAGCAGCATGGCTACTGTTCACTTGGTCACTGCAGATGGGAGTTTTGATTGCCAAGGAAACCCAGGTGAACAAGAAGCTTTAGTTTCTTCTTTGCATTACTGTGAAGTTGTCACTGCTCTGACCACTCTCGGAAACGGTGGCTCTTTTGTTCTAAAGATGTTTACTATGTTTGAACATTGTTCCATAAACTTGATGTACCTGCTAAACTGTTGCTTTGACCAAGTCCATGTTTTCAAACCTGCTACTAGCAAGGCAGGAAACTCCGAAGTCTATGTGGTTTGCCTCTACTATAAGGGGAGAGAGGCCATCCATCCTCTGTTATCTAAGATGACCTTGAATTTTGGgactgaaatgaaaaggaaagcccTCTTTCCCCATCATGTGATTCCTGATTCTTTTCTTAAGAGACATGAAGAATGTTGTGTGTTCTTTCATAAATATCAGCTAGAGACTATTTCTGAAAACATTCGTCTGTTTGAGTGCATGGGAAAGGCGGAACAAGAAAAGCTGAATAATTTAAGGGATTGTGCTGTACAATATTTTATGCAAAAATTTCAACTGAAACATCTTTCCAGAAATAATTGGCTAGTAAAAAAATCTAGTATTGGTTGTAGTACAAATACAAAATGGTTTGGGCAGAGGAACAAATATTTTAGAACTTATAATGAAAGGAAGATGCTAGAAGCCCTTTCATGGAAAGATAAAGTAGCCAAAGGATACTTTAATAGTTGGGCTGAAGAACATGGTGTATATCATCCTGGGCAAAGTTCTATTTTAGAAGGAACAGCTTCCAATCTTGAGTGTCACTTATGGCATATTTTGGAGGGAAAGAAACTGCCAAAGGTAAAGTGTTCTCCTTTTTGCAatggtgaaattttaaaaactcttaatgaAGCAATTGAAAAGTCATTAGGAGGAGCTTTTAATTTGGATTCCAAGTTTAGGCCAAAACAGCAGTATTCTTGTTCTTGTCATGTTTTTTCTGAAGAACTGATATTTTCCGAGTTGTGTAGCCTTACTGAGTGCCTTCAGGATGAGCAGGTTGTAGAACCCAGCAATCAAATAAAGTGCCTGCTGGTGGGCTTTTCGACGCTCCATAATATCAAAATGCATATACCGTTGGAAGTTCGACTCTTAGAATCAGCTGAACTCACAACTTTTAGCTGTTCATTGCTTCATGATGGAGATCCAACTTACCAGCGTTTATTTTTGGACTGCCTTCTACATTCATTGCGGGAGCTTCATACAGGAGATGTTATGATTTTGCCTGTACTTTCTTGCTTCACAAGATttatggctggtttgatctttgtACTCCACAGTTGTTTTAGATTCATCACTTTTTTTTGTCCCACATCCTCTGATCCCCTGAGGACCTGTGCAGTCCTGCTGTGTGTTGGTTATCAGGACCTTCCAAATCCAGTTTTCCAATATTTGCAGAGTGTGAATGAATTGTTGAGCACTTTGCTCAACTCTGACTCACCCCAGCAGGTTTTACAGTTTGTGCCAATGGAGGTACTCCTTAAGGGGGCCCTGCTTGATTTTTTGTGGGATTTGAATGCTGCCATTGCTAAAAGGCATTTGCATTTCATtattcaaagagagagagaagaaatcaaCAGCCTTCAGTTACAAAACTGAACGTGTTCTTTCTGAGATTCAACCTTATGACTTCTTATAATTTGCCCAGTATTTGCATCCTGTTGCTCTATTAATTTAAAAGCCTTTTATTTTGGGGAAAGGCCAACATTTGCATCATTCAAAGTCTTATTAATTCTGGAAAACCATCCATTCTGATCTCTAGGGTATATACACCCACAGGCATAGAGCTCTTCTGCGTGGTGGAATCTATGCAGTGATAGATGTTCACACTCTAAATatgaggtgtgtgtatgtgtatgggtgGCCACAGCCATGCTTACCTATGCCATTTAGTTGGTCTTGCTTAATCTGCTTAAGATTTGCGTCTTTGTACCTTTGTTcagattagtttttttttccagccGATTTCCTCTTAGTGGCTAATGCTGTTAGTGAATTTTCCAACTAATTTCCTCTCATTGGTTAATGTTGTTAATGAATTGAGAGAGGTAATTGAGGAAAGGAAATGAGTAAATCACTGTTCAGCGACACTGATTTCCGTTAA is a window encoding:
- the CMTR2 gene encoding cap-specific mRNA (nucleoside-2'-O-)-methyltransferase 2 (The RefSeq protein has 2 substitutions compared to this genomic sequence), with the protein product MSKCRKTPVQQLASPTSFSPDILADIFELFAKNFSYSKPLNNEWQLPDPSEIFTCDHTEFNAFLDLKNSLNEVKNLLSDKKLDEWHEHTAFTNKAGKIISHVRKSVNAELCTQAWCKFHEILCSFPLIPQEAFQNGKLNSLHLCEAPGAFIASLNHYLKSHRFPCHWSWVANTLNPYHEANDDLMMIMDDRLIANTLHWWYFGPDNTGDIMTLKFLTGLQNFISSMATVHLVTADGSFDCQGNPGEQEALVSSLHYCEVVTALTTLGNGGSFVLKMFTMFEHCSINLMYLLNCCLDQVHVFKPATSKAGNSEVYVVCLYYKGREAIHPLLSKMTLNFGTEMKRKALFPHHVIPDSFLKRHEECCVFFHKYQLETISENIRLFECMGKAEQEKLNNLRDCAVQYFMQKFQLKHLSRNNWLVKKSSIGCSTNTKWFGQRNKYFRTYNERKMLEALSWKDKVAKGYFNSWAEEHGVYHPGQSSILEGTASNLECHLWHILEGKKLPKVKCSPFCNGEILKTLNEAIEKSLGGAFNLDSKFRPKQQYSCSCHVFSEELIFSELCSLTECLQDEQVVEPSNRIKCLLVGFSTLHNIKMHIPLEVRLLESAELTTFSCSLLHDGDPTYQRLFLDCLLHSLRELHTGDVMILPVLSCFTRFMAGLIFVLHSCFRFITFFCPTSSDPLRTCAVLLCVGYQDLPNPVFQYLQSVNELLSTLLNSDSPQQVLQFVPMEVLLKGALLDFLWDLNAAIAKRHLHFIIQREREEINSLQLQN